A region from the Bactrocera dorsalis isolate Fly_Bdor chromosome 1, ASM2337382v1, whole genome shotgun sequence genome encodes:
- the LOC109579480 gene encoding uncharacterized protein LOC109579480, translating to MHKYCRNLHCMCNSCCGATTMPPRNCSSCIWPRQCNEDEWKCYRRCLTDHYKQTLKQHFDTLLRRRAKRPRQPPASVMNLSFANPLQEEKTQHYATTTETQPQRKASKKKQQKIKRPAEIIIEQPDECRGGLLRKLAQTPNCDCQRMRTLLLQQAVLNECNCDPYDLLPEVPLTFYPKWPGGGYFDDNTCPCVRDDSTANFLRYISSDGQGGLNVKQLLSKEFLTGLNTLYANVGGGKDAVFGFNDYICEAARQYEFEGFFGSLPAPLLSATPHIRHRHSKLVQPRELKLFMDRGTLLNLLTSNRRITQFHSLRDVLSTESSSQSFRYPTEFHTVKKRHFKTSPRQILRYLGRRKTSKKI from the coding sequence atgcataaatattgtCGCAACTTGCATTGCATGTGCAACAGCTGTTGCGGCGCCACAACAATGCCGCCACGCAACTGCTCGAGCTGCATTTGGCCGCGCCAATGTAACGAAGATGAGTGGAAATGCTACAGGCGCTGCCTAACGGATCATTACAAGCAAACTTTGAAGCAACATTTTGACACGCTGCTGCGGCGACGGGCGAAACGGCCGCGTCAGCCGCCAGCCTCAGTGATGAATTTGAGCTTTGCCAACCCATTGCAGGAGGAAAAAACTCAGCattacgcaacaacaacagaaacccAGCCGCAAAGAAAAGCAAGCaagaaaaagcaacaaaaaatcaagCGGCCGGCAGAAATCATAATCGAGCAGCCAGATGAATGCCGCGGCGGTCTCCTGCGCAAGCTTGCCCAAACGCCGAACTGTGATTGTCAGCGCATGCGCACGCTGCTCTTGCAACAAGCAGTACTTAACGAATGCAATTGCGATCCGTACGACCTATTGCCGGAAGTGCCACTCACTTTCTACCCAAAGTGGCCAGGCGGCGGCTATTTTGATGATAATACCTGTCCGTGTGTTAGGGATGATTCCACCGCAAATTTTCTCAGATATATCAGCAGTGACGGGCAAGGTGGTTTGAATGTCAAACAGCTGTTGAGTAAAGAATTCCTCACCGGCTTAAATACATTATATGCTAATGTTGGCGGTGGCAAGGACGCTGTGTTCGGCTTTAACGATTACATTTGTGAAGCTGCCAGGCAATATGAATTCGAAGGATTCTTCGGTAGTTTGCCTGCGCCACTCCTCAGTGCCACACCCCATATTCGGCACAGGCACAGTAAACTTGTACAGCCACGCGAATTGAAATTGTTTATGGATAGAGGTACCCTCTTGAACCTCTTAACCTCCAATCGCAGAATTACGCAATTCCATTCATTAAGAGATGTGCTTTCCACTGAGTCATCCAGTCAATCATTTAGATATCCTACGGAATTCCACACGGTAAAGAAACGTCATTTCAAAACTTCACCGAGACAGATTCTAAGATATTTGGGTCGACGCAAGACTAGTAAGAAAATTTAG